The Halalkalibaculum roseum genome window below encodes:
- a CDS encoding sensor histidine kinase, with product MKIIITCSLLVVAVYCLHVNDLSAQTADQLIDNALLTLGQDSESPELGPVEFELIDAPGIAITEDPNGFMWFGGSDGLYRYDGHEYVHFRHEPQDSMSLSDNWVESLYADSEGMVWVGTFGGGLNRFDLETNTFTHFRHQAENPASLSQDTVTAIIEDSKGTLWIGTHGGLNRYDKKSGTFTRYLHDPEDPTSLSNNQVRTLYEDAEGTLWIGTGSPNLTETPGAGGGLNRFHPETQTFTQYLHDPGDSTSLINNKIMSLYEDSRGTFWVGTSGDGLHSMNRKTGNFIRHRFDPKEPTKLSRPFISGSTGVEDGCVGFRCGGVSFIHEDPHGILWIGGLEGGLNRYDLQTGAMSHHESTNSSLFDNSIWSAHESNDGTLWIGAWSGMYKVYASVNSFPLFQNAGDFIISFTEDSDHNIWIGNWYSSLYKIDRTNGFYTNYIPQENDSTSLHSLSVVATRIDPSGNLFVLYGNGGFSQYNNSKDSFEHFFMAPEIRTELDNSRAFVEDTQKRLWVGTIEKGLYQLDLQSETIVNHYTKIQDDSTSLIDNTIQVIHESKNGDLWIGTENGLNTFKKNSNRFSSEIAFQRFLEGKFINSVFEDLEGNIWIGTWGDGLYSFNLITGRSQHYSTSDGLPSDKVAAILEGDDDFFWISTSEGQRSNPTHGKISRFDPKEKSFINFGSHDGLPEIGFLNAALKTHDGLLFFGGVGGFTIVDPTKIHEPIKHSPKIALTGFRISNEEILQAPNGILERPVYLEDSIELSYQQNDVTFDYTAFSYSDSEQIQYEYQLKPYDSEWVSARSQRSARYSQIPPGEYQFRVRFIDGRGAYSANEAAIGIRILSPWWRTWWGYGLYALVFAAGVYAVDRFQRRRLIAKEREKVHERELEQAKEIERAYQKLETTHKKLASAHENLKSAQDQLVQQEKLASLGQLTAGIAHEIKNPLNFVTNFSDLSIEMIEEARVELQALSNQLATEDRKRVDETLEILDDVKPNLEKIQAHGKRADRIVKSMLQHSKGGTGKRELNDLNAIVKEFTNLSFHGMRASKQPIDVIIDLQLDDTVGKVTLIGEDFSRVIVNLCNNAFDAMREKLSENPDENYKPKLTVRTLRKEDTVTIEIQDNGPGIPDDIKDKILQPFFTTKHGNAGTGLGLSITHDIIKAHGGGIDIKSSCQGTIFSVTLIT from the coding sequence ATGAAAATTATTATAACATGTAGCCTATTAGTAGTAGCAGTATACTGTTTACATGTTAATGATCTGTCAGCTCAAACCGCTGATCAGCTGATAGATAATGCTCTGTTAACACTCGGGCAAGATTCAGAAAGCCCGGAGCTAGGCCCTGTTGAATTCGAACTGATTGACGCTCCCGGTATCGCTATTACAGAAGATCCGAATGGGTTTATGTGGTTTGGGGGAAGTGATGGCCTTTATCGCTACGATGGTCATGAGTATGTTCACTTCAGGCATGAACCACAAGACTCAATGTCTCTATCCGACAATTGGGTGGAGAGTTTGTATGCCGACTCCGAAGGTATGGTTTGGGTCGGTACATTTGGCGGAGGTCTTAATCGTTTTGATCTTGAAACCAATACATTTACTCATTTTCGACATCAAGCAGAAAACCCGGCAAGTCTAAGTCAAGACACGGTTACGGCAATAATTGAAGATAGTAAAGGCACACTTTGGATAGGTACGCATGGCGGGCTTAACCGATACGATAAAAAAAGCGGAACATTCACCCGGTACCTTCACGACCCTGAAGATCCAACCAGCCTCAGCAACAATCAGGTACGAACATTATATGAAGACGCTGAGGGTACACTTTGGATCGGTACCGGCAGTCCTAATCTTACTGAAACTCCCGGTGCTGGAGGGGGGCTTAATCGCTTTCACCCGGAAACGCAAACATTCACTCAATATCTACATGACCCGGGTGACTCAACGAGCCTGATCAACAACAAAATAATGAGTCTCTATGAAGATTCTCGGGGCACGTTTTGGGTGGGAACCAGCGGTGATGGGCTTCATTCTATGAATCGAAAGACGGGCAACTTTATCCGGCATCGTTTTGACCCTAAAGAACCCACTAAACTAAGTCGCCCTTTTATATCTGGAAGTACAGGAGTTGAAGATGGTTGTGTAGGATTTCGTTGCGGTGGGGTTTCTTTTATTCATGAAGACCCGCATGGAATACTTTGGATTGGTGGTCTTGAAGGGGGCCTAAATCGCTATGATTTACAAACAGGGGCTATGAGTCACCACGAGTCTACCAACAGCAGTCTATTTGACAATAGCATATGGTCCGCTCATGAATCCAATGATGGAACACTTTGGATAGGAGCCTGGTCCGGTATGTACAAGGTGTATGCATCTGTTAACTCATTCCCTTTATTTCAAAATGCCGGTGACTTTATAATTTCATTTACCGAAGATTCAGATCATAATATTTGGATCGGTAACTGGTACTCTTCTCTTTATAAGATTGACAGAACTAATGGATTCTATACAAATTATATTCCTCAAGAGAATGATTCTACTAGCCTGCATTCCCTATCAGTAGTGGCTACGAGGATAGATCCGTCTGGTAATCTTTTTGTTTTATATGGCAATGGAGGGTTCAGTCAATATAATAACTCCAAAGATTCATTTGAGCATTTTTTTATGGCGCCCGAAATCAGAACCGAATTGGACAACAGCAGAGCATTTGTTGAGGATACCCAAAAACGGTTATGGGTTGGTACCATAGAGAAGGGACTCTACCAACTGGACCTGCAATCGGAAACTATAGTCAATCATTATACCAAAATTCAGGATGACTCCACGAGCTTAATTGATAATACAATTCAGGTCATTCATGAGTCCAAAAATGGAGACTTGTGGATAGGTACAGAGAATGGACTTAATACGTTTAAGAAAAATAGTAACAGATTTTCATCTGAAATCGCATTCCAAAGATTTCTTGAGGGTAAATTTATTAATTCCGTTTTTGAGGATCTTGAAGGAAACATATGGATAGGAACCTGGGGAGACGGTTTGTATTCATTTAATCTTATCACCGGGAGGAGCCAGCATTATTCTACTAGTGACGGCCTGCCATCTGATAAAGTGGCTGCTATTCTTGAAGGTGATGATGATTTTTTTTGGATCAGCACCTCGGAAGGACAACGAAGTAATCCAACACATGGAAAAATTTCACGGTTTGATCCAAAAGAGAAATCATTCATAAATTTTGGCAGTCATGATGGACTTCCTGAAATAGGCTTCTTAAATGCTGCCTTAAAAACCCATGACGGATTGCTTTTCTTTGGTGGTGTAGGTGGATTTACAATAGTTGACCCCACAAAAATACATGAGCCGATAAAACATTCTCCCAAAATAGCCCTGACAGGGTTTCGAATATCCAATGAAGAAATATTACAGGCCCCTAATGGAATTTTAGAGCGACCCGTTTATTTGGAGGACTCCATTGAGCTTTCGTACCAACAGAATGATGTGACTTTCGATTACACGGCATTTTCTTATAGTGATTCAGAACAGATTCAATATGAGTATCAATTGAAACCTTACGATTCAGAATGGGTAAGTGCCCGGTCTCAACGCAGTGCCCGCTATTCCCAAATTCCACCGGGCGAGTACCAATTCCGAGTGCGATTCATTGATGGTAGAGGTGCCTATAGTGCAAATGAAGCTGCAATAGGCATCAGAATTTTGTCTCCCTGGTGGCGTACTTGGTGGGGTTATGGGCTGTATGCTCTTGTTTTTGCAGCTGGCGTGTATGCTGTTGACCGTTTTCAACGACGTCGACTGATTGCAAAAGAACGGGAAAAAGTCCATGAGAGAGAACTTGAGCAAGCCAAGGAAATTGAAAGAGCGTACCAAAAACTTGAAACGACTCATAAAAAATTAGCAAGTGCCCATGAAAATCTGAAATCAGCCCAGGATCAGCTGGTACAGCAGGAGAAACTTGCAAGTTTAGGTCAGCTGACTGCTGGGATTGCACATGAGATTAAAAACCCGCTCAACTTTGTAACTAACTTTTCGGATTTGTCAATTGAAATGATTGAAGAGGCTCGAGTGGAGCTTCAGGCCTTAAGTAATCAACTTGCAACTGAAGATCGGAAGAGAGTCGATGAAACGCTTGAGATTCTTGATGACGTTAAACCTAACCTCGAAAAAATTCAAGCCCACGGAAAACGTGCCGACCGCATTGTCAAATCTATGCTACAACACAGCAAGGGCGGAACCGGCAAAAGAGAACTGAACGATTTGAATGCCATCGTCAAAGAGTTTACCAATCTTTCTTTTCATGGAATGCGAGCTAGCAAGCAACCGATTGACGTAATAATCGATCTTCAGTTGGATGATACTGTAGGTAAGGTGACGCTAATTGGAGAAGACTTTAGCAGGGTTATTGTAAACCTGTGCAATAATGCATTTGATGCAATGAGAGAGAAGCTTTCAGAAAATCCTGATGAAAACTATAAACCGAAATTGACAGTCAGGACCCTTCGAAAAGAGGATACTGTAACCATCGAAATCCAGGATAATGGACCGGGCATCCCGGATGATATTAAAGACAAAATCCTACAGCCATTTTTTACCACGAAGCATGGAAATGCAGGAACCGGGCTCGGACTGAGCATTACTCACGATATTATTAAAGCACATGGAGGAGGCATTGATATCAAATCCAGTTGCCAGGGTACAATATTCTCCGTAACATTGATAACGTAA
- a CDS encoding aminotransferase class V-fold PLP-dependent enzyme: MIQEKTTSLEQYFRQFRENIVGIDTQFKTPEGLKPLVYADWIASGRLYEPIERIMHREIAPRIGNTHSESSYTGKLMTNAYHQAHEIIKEHVNASDDDVIITAGSGMTGVLCKFQRILGLKVPEQFKDQINLPEEERPIVFVTHMEHHSNQTTWLETIADVEVLEPSDDLLVDPENLEKALDKYRERKVKIGSFTACSNVTGIETPYHQLAEIMHRHGGYCFVDFAASAPYVDIDMNPENEAQRLDAIFFSPHKFLGGPGSSGVLIFDKKLYQNRIPDHPGGGTVTWTNPWGGRHYFNDIEVREDGGTPGFLQAIRAALAIRLKEKMSVEKIRAREEEMLEIAFEQFSKIPQLHILAENIHERLGVISFYVENVHHNLMVKLLNDNYGIQVRGGCSCAGTYGHLLLDVSRQQSKKITDLIDHGDLSQKPGWVRLSLHPTMTNEELRYILSAIKDVIEHIETWKQDYRYSSSTNEFYHHTETDNHSTDWFEL, encoded by the coding sequence ATGATTCAGGAAAAAACTACATCGCTGGAACAGTATTTCCGGCAATTTCGTGAAAACATAGTTGGGATTGATACCCAGTTCAAAACACCGGAAGGGTTAAAGCCCTTGGTTTACGCCGATTGGATAGCCAGTGGCCGTCTGTATGAGCCCATTGAACGCATAATGCACCGGGAAATAGCACCCCGGATTGGTAATACCCATTCCGAATCCAGCTATACGGGTAAATTGATGACGAATGCTTATCACCAGGCTCACGAAATCATTAAAGAACATGTCAATGCCTCTGACGATGACGTCATTATAACTGCAGGCTCAGGAATGACCGGTGTTCTTTGCAAGTTTCAACGCATTCTCGGGCTGAAGGTACCGGAACAATTTAAGGACCAAATCAACCTTCCCGAAGAAGAGCGGCCGATCGTTTTTGTCACCCACATGGAACACCATTCCAACCAAACCACCTGGCTGGAAACCATTGCCGATGTCGAGGTGCTGGAACCTTCGGACGATCTCCTGGTAGATCCTGAAAACCTGGAAAAGGCTCTAGACAAATACCGTGAACGCAAGGTTAAAATCGGCTCCTTCACAGCCTGTTCCAATGTAACCGGCATTGAAACCCCTTATCACCAACTGGCTGAGATTATGCACAGGCACGGGGGATACTGCTTCGTCGATTTTGCGGCTTCGGCACCTTATGTGGATATCGACATGAATCCTGAAAATGAAGCCCAGCGACTCGACGCCATTTTCTTCTCTCCCCATAAATTCCTCGGGGGACCGGGCAGTTCAGGCGTGCTTATCTTCGACAAAAAACTTTACCAAAACCGCATCCCGGATCATCCGGGCGGCGGTACTGTAACGTGGACGAATCCATGGGGCGGCCGCCATTATTTTAATGACATTGAGGTCCGCGAGGACGGGGGAACCCCCGGGTTCCTTCAGGCGATACGTGCAGCCCTGGCCATCAGGCTCAAGGAAAAAATGTCGGTAGAAAAAATCAGAGCCCGTGAAGAAGAAATGTTGGAAATCGCTTTCGAACAATTTTCCAAAATCCCGCAGCTTCATATTCTGGCTGAAAATATTCATGAGCGGCTGGGTGTTATCTCTTTTTATGTGGAAAACGTGCATCATAATCTCATGGTAAAATTGCTCAATGATAACTATGGCATACAGGTGCGCGGGGGCTGTTCCTGTGCCGGCACCTATGGTCACCTGCTTCTAGACGTGAGCAGGCAGCAGTCCAAGAAGATTACCGACCTCATTGATCATGGTGATTTATCTCAAAAGCCGGGATGGGTGCGATTGTCTCTGCATCCTACAATGACCAATGAGGAGCTGCGCTACATCCTTTCTGCGATAAAGGATGTTATTGAACATATCGAAACATGGAAGCAAGACTATCGGTATTCCTCATCAACCAATGAGTTCTATCATCATACAGAGACTGATAATCATTCTACAGACTGGTTCGAACTCTAA